The following coding sequences are from one Sciurus carolinensis chromosome 11, mSciCar1.2, whole genome shotgun sequence window:
- the LOC124960607 gene encoding interferon-induced very large GTPase 1-like yields the protein MATADDTPDEPLLSGQRRQELQEMLREAGLDVEYWLPKLQEVLGVTCAQALQYLKEKDLQKLKSQVQHPWEKGALEKLIELSHSDGLPELQNSGVEMIKKKQKAEQVLQELRNLLSEGRQRQEEAVRKKEADLRQAMEIPEEYWPMHEKPLREVMEIMQRQLSLLDQSLYHKQNLPDRHLIRWASGGLALQGIYKTCNKIDLIQKREELLSVPKDFSLLGPQQGTWMDTKEFTSFQEESMFTQTIERLGFSITASAKGEGWRYSLEAGVDKSKHSKSKDTEQFHSKHSYLCSTKFSYIPLASCHFPIDQLQFSKPALQELKCIENLLDQTADPDIFPLLRHRTENFFQRFGSHANQGPLHLGGIYWWKAISEGFQSEQLADVKQQTEEALNIYIRGSYSGFGVNVAAGMNVSDALSKKASQNQTFQNLQNKVQLSVAQTGGLPEADGVIQWKAGLVASNQTWCVIDRGLQLVPIWDIILSNHRSDFKDPLKVANCMKDNYTALTGLTAQIQDGEELLSAIQETRIFLEDVKSWEISDPEEQLQKLIDFMQMLSQKVKGYDTWINICLTDWNLQNFLVNIFNFCKNSSIHKTKFIKTQFHSLLDPHIYKVMNFPQAHSIIQWISQPESEQEQVNISQFSEFIKILKETQNELLEVNVKSESPETVEAAQRKATYEVCLALSCFLNHLQATEQPDTQILLLSIAVGAGYQVERNTFQYLLGCNELNFLLDDMRYAHKKYQELKNICNYRAQAFLMLTGLTATSGIAAISTKDKMQRMELMRQHMEQSLSKEVLQVLTKHGADHDWENLEKDLRLLIDGDYEATISSLKMDKVRKELQCLFHGKKQSQEPHENENKQEEVIENGAFLDLLQRLGLEHYYPKRMSRANFHLIYKTSVYNTQPKSERELPFYFLQKLLMLDYGLRHLIFKDDGNTDNQVCPSASSEENEVFDPYEDFVEDSDSFADLLVSKPKTHIHPMDIQMAIFHCTDDFARQYILGKLSICQFALPLLVPNPCTSQIEFSLWSLNQVRRSWYQARKSPQGKSSSYKNLHMYHVSTPIVSFIRVGNGLSASKSQIMNCLLSKRKHDVFFHRHCRGSTKDCLLMGGVVEICWFCPGGEKEDRFDSCVTFTNLRGDAKEHKRQLTFLKEVSSLIVVLMSASDDNKENQKIVHDLCQSSRPLICLLDDKEKSKVNNFGRRVRIGIRNRNEAELTEELTTTIRHLLELSGTALSLEDCSQIAHKQGFLIDEDQRDCKEAKEKAQTILALLGETKLSHVKENLLPLQGQLWHLWCKKDKEFYHLREKGNRSIEQHKSEIETDKQRIRHQQLTRAFPLNDVMQSVLQILQEHSETHTKLYFLQWLSIFLDNLTAEHLEKLHEKQRSLWSMVQIEKQKAQKSNSLKLFENEIESISTEISDCSLGIEQFLREVGQIYEALEETSSKRDTIFLSLPQIAADLMISGVPIELMEGDASYVPLKWVAAVFDKLSEKLGDKRLFVLSILGLQSSGKSTLLNALFGLQFTVSAGRCTKGAYMQLLKVDETSTEELGFDFVLVVDTEGLRAPELSNKSQNWDNELATFVIGIGNLTLINIFGENPSEMQDILQIAVQAFLRMKKVKIFPSCLFVHQNVGEVTAEDQTMEGRRCLEQRLDEMAITAAEQEECSQVTRFGDVIKFDASTHVYYFAHLWDGNPPMAPPNPRYSHNVQELKSRILLTAKQESRGSILKISDVKFRVQDLWRALVNENFIFSFRNTREVMAMSKLETMYNHWTWELRSHVLDLQNQLIKQIQNGKIQTLKASVFESSVTEKYTAIKQELEKYFNEDPDNEILVQWKASFENKLVFLKEALISDSKRKANELIHFKKNQERLDKKKISYENELLERSRKLALTVKGKELSEEELYDKFNQLWKKWVYDVSSDLPQVIEPDIDVDSESILWEYFQKETDMIDILKRNSGEKFQVNYDEHIKMKKKYNFMTRTLKAHDIESINMITDRIVSRFNETINNIHRQQCDYNPSYFHEILRIIDEEVNSARTEKRYTFTSKYTTELSLCLFQKASKSFKEMHKAFKRANDPVNYLESKKDDFFMSFKISCQGATSIKAFVDFLWNKLTPAVSATIWEKMIIKIAGDMQATCPAFNGNRANLEKHILISLAEEENFDKYCQYLHNTKSFFSSYIENHIKRYCSHKESEKIKTFFKISLNSIKNAILSAIRESTAVAKDKSSTVSGWLDLFCDHLGNNLFFPRRDLISIEHQEIKDIEFLKEVMSSALDPAMKKVEQNCSSIPIEEMVPEIEKILSEHLCGCWKQCPLCNAICTNTIPTHEGDHSVPFHRPQAVNGWHKHKTDHFVIDCCTSSVASNRFIRFGDDREIPYKNYREAGGDYATWSITPDSSTQPYWKWFVSHFRSKLEEKYQKKFTGTGKIPDAWAKITKQDVLDDLKNQ from the coding sequence ATGGCCACAGCAGATGATACCCCTGATGAGCCTCTGCTCAGCGGTCAACGGAGGCAAGAACTTCAAGAGATGCTGAGAGAAGCAGGACTGGATGTTGAGTACTGGTTGCCCAAGCTGCAGGAAGTCCTTGGTGTGACCTGTGCCCAGGCcttacaatatttaaaagaaaaagacctcCAGAAACTGAAATCCCAGGTACAACATCCATGGGAGAAAGGGGCCCTAGAGAAGCTGATTGAGCTGTCACACTCAGATGGTCTTCCAGAGTTACAAAATTCAGGAGTGGAGatgataaagaaaaagcagaaggCAGAACAAGTACTGCAGGAGTTGAGAAATTTGCTGTcagaagggaggcagagacaggaagaggcagtgagaaaaaaagaagcagaccTGAGGCAAGCCATGGAGATCCCTGAAGAGTACTGGCCAATGCATGAAAAGCCCCTAAGGGAAGTCATGGAAATCATGCAGAGACAACTCAGTCTCTTGGATCAGTCACTGTACCATAAGCAAAACCTCCCAGATAGACATCTAATAAGATGGGCATCTGGAGGGTTGGCCTTGCAGGGAATTTACAAAACTTGTAACAAAATTGACCTGATACAGAAGAGAGAGGAGCTACTCAGTGTCCCCAAGGATTTCTCACTTTTGGGCCCTCAGCAGGGCACATGGATGGACACAAAGGAATTTACATCTTTTCAAGAAGAATCCATGTTCACTCAGACTATAGAGAGGCTGGGCTTCAGTATCACTGCCTCTGCCAAAGGGGAAGGTTGGAGATACAGTCTGGAAGCTGGAGTGGATAAAAGCAAACATTCAAAATCCAAGGACACTGAACAATTTCATTCTAAACACTCTTATTTATGCTCAACTAAGTTCAGCTACATCCCCCTGGCCTCTTGCCACTTTCCCATTGATCAACTCCAGTTCTCCAAGCCTGCTCTTCAAGAACTGAAATGCATTGAAAACCTCCTGGATCAGACTGCAGATCCAGACATATTCCCTTTACTGAGGCACAGGACTGAGAATTTCTTCCAAAGGTTTGGCTCTCATGCTAACCAAGGCCCTCTACACCTGGGAGGAATCTACTGGTGGAAGGCAATTTCAGAGGGTTTCCAAAGTGAGCAACTGGCTGATGTGAAGCAGCAGACAGAAGAGGCACTGAATATTTACATAAGGGGCAGCTACAGTGGCTTTGGAGTAAACGTGGCTGCAGGTATGAATGTGTCAGATGCTCTTTCAAAAAAAGCCTCTCAGAACCAAACTTTCCAAAATCTCCAAAACAAAGTCCAATTATCTGTGGCCCAGACAGGTGGTCTACCAGAAGCAGATGGCGTTATCCAGTGGAAAGCTGGCCTTGTTGCCAGCAATCAAACCTGGTGTGTCATTGACCGAGGACTTCAGCTAGTGCCCATTTGGGACATCATTCTCTCCAACCACAGAAGTGATTTCAAGGATCCCCTTAAGGTGGCTAACTGCATGAAAGACAACTACACTGCTCTTACTGGACTCACTGCCCAGATCCAGGATGGAGAGGAATTATTGAGTGCTATTCAGGAGACTAGAATTTTCCTAGAGGATGTGAAATCCTGGGAGATATCTGATCCTGAAGAGCAACTTCAAAAACTGATAGATTTCATGCAAATGTTGAGTCAAAAAGTAAAAGGTTATGACACTTGGATTAACATATGCCTCACAGACTGGAATCTGCAGAATTTTCTAGTAAACATTTTCAACTTTTGCAAAAACTCTTCAATCcataaaactaaatttattaaAACACAATTTCACAGCCTTCTAGATCCTCACATCTACAAAGTGATGAACTTTCCTCAGGCTCACTCCATCATACAATGGATAAGCCAACCAGAGTCAGAGCAAGAGCAAGTCAACATCTCCCAATTTTCTgagttcattaaaattttaaaagaaacacagaatGAACTCTTAGAAGTGAATGTCAAATCTGAATCCCCAGAAACAGTAGAAGCTGCTCAAAGAAAGGCTACCTATGAGGTCTGCTTAGCTCTCAGCTGCTTCTTGAATCACCTCCAAGCAACAGAGCAGCCAGACACACAGATCTTGCTACTTTCCATTGCAGTTGGTGCAGGATATCAGGTGGAAAGAAATACTTTTCAGTATCTTCTAGGGTGCAATGAGTTAAACTTCTTACTGGATGATATGCGATATGCCCACAAGAAATACCAAGAgctcaaaaatatttgcaactatAGAGCTCAGGCATTCCTTATGCTCACAGGTCTGACAGCAACATCTGGAATTGCAGCTATTTCTACAAAAGACAAAATGCAGCGCATGGAATTAATGAGACAGCATATGGAACAGTCACTGTCTAAAGAAGTTTTACAAGTCCTCACCAAACATGGTGCAGATCATGATTGGGAAAATCTAGAAAAAGACTTGAGGTTACTCATTGATGGGGATTATGAAGCCACCATCTCTTCTTTGAAAATGGACAAGGTGAGAAAAGAATTGCAATGTCTCTTCCATGGAAAGAAACAGTCTCAGGaaccacatgaaaatgaaaataaacaggaGGAGGTGATAGAAAATGGAGCCTTCCTAGACTTACTCCAGCGTCTAGGCCTAGAACATTACTATCCAAAAAGGATGAGTAGAGCTAATTTCCATCTGATCTACAAGACATCTGTGTACAACACCCAGCCGAAATCAGAAAGGGAACTTCCCTTCTATTTCCTTCAGAAACTACTGATGCTGGATTATGGGCTGAGACACTTGATCTTCAAAGATGATGGAAACACAGATAATCAGGTCTGTCCAAGTGCTTCAAGTGAGGAAAATGAGGTTTTTGATCCATATGAAGACTTTGTTGAAGACAGTGATAGTTTTGCTGACCTTTTAGTCTCTAAGCCCAAAACCCATATTCACCCAATGGATATTCAGATGGCAATTTTTCACTGTACAGATGATTTTGCCAGACAATATATTTTGGGCAAACTTTCCATTTGTCAGTTTGCCCTCCCTCTTCTGGTGCCAAATCCCTGCACTTCTCAAATCGAATTCTCCCTTTGGTCCCTCAATCAAGTTAGAAGAAGTTGGTATCAAGCACGAAAATCACCACAAGGAAAGAGCAGCAGTTACAAGAATCTTCATATGTATCATGTCTCCACCCCCATTGTGTCCTTCATTAGAGTTGGCAATGGCCTGTCTGCTTCCAAATCTCAGATCATGAATTGTCTTCTCAGTAAACGTAAACATGATGTGTTTTTTCACCGACACTGCAGAGGAAGCACCAAAGACTGTCTCTTGATGGGGGGTGTGGTGGAAATCTGCTGGTTCTGCCCTGGAGGGGAAAAGGAGGACAGGTTTgacagctgtgtgaccttcacCAATCTTCGTGGAGATGCAAAGGAACATAAAAGGCAGCTCACCTTCCTGAAGGAGGTCTCTTCTCTCATTGTGGTCCTCATGTCAGCTTCTGAtgacaataaagaaaatcaaaaaattgTCCATGACCTGTGTCAGTCATCAAGACCTTTGATCTGCTTGCTGGatgacaaagaaaagtccaaagtTAATAATTTTGGTAGAAGAGTGAGAATTGGCATCAGGAATAGAAATGAGGCAGAACTGACAGAGGAGCTCACAACTACCATCAGACATCTGCTAGAGCTCTCTGGCACTGCTCTCAGTTTAGAGGACTGTTCTCAGATTGCACACAAGCAAGGATTTCTCATTGATGAAGACCAGAGAGATTGCAAGGAAGCCAAAGAAAAGGCACAAACTATATTGGCCCTCCTGGGAGAAACAAAGTTATCACACGTGAAGGAGAACTTACTACCCCTTCAAGGACAACTGTGGCACCTTTGGTGTAAGAAGGACAAAGAATTCTATCATCTGAGAGAAAAGGGGAATCGAAGCATTGAACAACACAAGAGTGAGATTGAGACAGATAAACAAAGAATACGGCACCAACAATTGACAAGAGCCTTTCCCCTTAATGATGTAATGCAATCTGTCCTTCAAATTCTCCAAGAGCATTCAGAAACTCACACCAAACTCTACTTCTTGCAGTGGCTGAGTATATTTTTGGACAACCTGACTGCAGAACACTTGGAAAAACTGCATGAAAAACAAAGATCTTTGTGGTCAATGGTACAAATTGAAAAGCAAAAGGCACAAAAGAGCAACTCCTTGAAACTCTTTGAAAATGAGATAGAATCCATCTCTACTGAGATTAGTGACTGTTCCTTAGGAATTGAGCAATTTCTCAGGGAAGTTGGCCAGATCTATGAAGCTCTGGAAGAAACTTCCTCCAAAAGAGACAcaatttttctctcccttccccaaatTGCTGCAGACCTGATGATATCTGGAGTTCCCATAGAGCTGATGGAAGGAGATGCTTCCTATGTGCCATTAAAATGGGTGGCAGCTGTTTTTGACAAGCTCTCTGAGAAACTTGGAGACAAACGGCTCTTTGTTCTGTCTATCCTTGGCCTGCAGAGCTCAGGGAAGTCCACCCTACTAAATGCTCTTTTTGGGCTGCAGTTCACTGTCAGTGCAGGTAGATGTACCAAGGGGGCCTACATGCAGCTCCTGAAGGTGGATGAGACATCCACAGAGGAACTTGGCTTTGACTTTGTGCTGGTTGTCGACACAGAAGGACTTCGGGCCCCAGAACTCAGCAACAAGTCCCAGAATTGGGATAACGAGTTAGCAACCTTTGTCATTGGAATTGGAAACTTGACTCTGATCAATATATTTGGCGAGAATCCATCAGAGATGCAGGACATCCTACAAATAGCTGTCCAAGCCTTTCTGAGGATGAAAAAGGTGAAAATCTTCCCAAGTTGCCTGTTTGTTCATCAGAATGTTGGAGAAGTTACAGCTGAAGACCAAACTATGGAAGGACGAAGGTGCCTAGAGCAGAGGCTAGATGAAATGGCAATAACTGCTGCTGAACAAGAAGAGTGCTCACAGGTAACACGCTTCGGTGACGTCATCAAGTTTGATGCCAGTACTCACGTGTACTACTTTGCTCACCTCTGGGATGGCAATCCCCCCATGGCCCCTCCCAATCCTCGCTACAGTCACAATGTCCAGGAACTGAAGAGTAGAATCCTTTTGACTGCCAAACAGGAATCCAGGGGAAGCATCCTGAAGATATCAGATGTAAAATTCAGAGTTCAAGATTTGTGGAGAGCCCTGGTAAATGAGaacttcattttcagttttagGAATACTCGAGAGGTCATGGCCATGAGCAAACTGGAAACCATGTACAACCACTGGACCTGGGAGCTCAGGAGTCATGTGCTGGACTTGCAGAATCAACTAATCAAACAAATTCAGAATGGAAAGATCCAGACACTCAAAGCTAGTGTATTTGAGTCTTCagttacagaaaaatatacaGCTATCAAGcaagaacttgaaaaatattttaatgaagaccCAGATAATGAAATACTAGTTCAATGGAAAGCAAGTTTTGAAAATAAGCTAGTCTTCCTTAAAGAGGCCCTTATTTCAGAcagtaaaagaaaagcaaatgaacttattcattttaaaaaaaatcaagaaaggttGGATAAGAAAAAGATAAGTTATGAAAATGAATTACTGGAAAGAAGTCGAAAATTAGCTCTAACTGTAAAGGGTAAAGAATTGAGTGAGGAAGAGTTATATGATAAATTCAATCAACTGTGGAAAAAATGGGTCTATGATGTGTCTTCAGATCTCCCTCAAGTTATAGAGCCTGACATAGATGTAGATTCTGAAAGCATCCTGTGGGAATATTTCCAAAAGGAGACAGACATGATAGACATACTAAAGAGAAATTCTGGAGAGAAGTTTCAAGTCAATTATGATGAGCatatcaaaatgaagaaaaaatataactttatGACAAGGACCCTAAAGGCCCATGATATAGAGTCCATTAATATGATTACTGACCGCATTGTTTCAAGATTTAATGAAACTATTAACAACATTCACAGGCAACAATGTGATTACAATCCAAGTTATTTCCATGAAATCCTGAGAATTATAGATGAGGAAGTAAATTCCGCACGCACTGAGAAAAGATACACATTTACAAGTAAATACACCACTGAATTATCTTTATGTTTATTCCAAAAGGCATCAAAGAGTTTTAAGGAAATGCACAAAGCATTCAAGAGAGCAAATGATCCTGTAAATTATCTAGAAAGTAAGAAAGATGATTTCTTCATGAGCTTTAAGATCTCTTGCCAAGGCGCAACCTCCATCAAagcatttgttgattttctatgGAACAAGTTAACTCCTGCTGTCTCTGCCACTATATGGGAAAAAATGATCATTAAAATAGCTGGAGACATGCAAGCAACTTGCCCTGCATTCAATGGAAACAGGGCTAACCTAGAGAAACACATTCTTATTTCACTGGCAGAAGAAGAAAACTTTGATAAGTATTGCCAATATCTTCATaatacaaaatcattttttagCAGTTACATTGAAAACCATATTAAAAGATACTGTTCAcacaaagaaagtgaaaaaataaagacttttttcaaaataagtttaaaCAGCATCAAGAATGCCATCCTTTCTGCCATTCGGGAATCCACAGCAGTAGCTAAAGATAAAAGCAGCACTGTGTCTGGGTGGTTGGATTTGTTCTGTGATCACCTGGGAAACAATTTGTTCTTCCCACGAAGAGATCTGATAAGTATTGAGCACCAGGAGATAAAAGATATTGAATTTCTCAAAGAAGTCATGAGTTCAGCTTTGGATCCTGCAATGAAGAAAGTGGAACAGAATTGTTCAAGCATACCTATAGAAGAAatggttcctgaaattgagaaaatacTCTCTGAACATCTCTGTGGCTGCTGGAAACAATGTCCCTTATGTAATGCAATTTGTACAAATACAATTCCTACACACGAAGGAGATCATAGTGTTCCATTTCACCGTCCCCAAGCTGTCAATGGATGGCATAAGCATAAAACAGACCATTTTGTAATTGATTGCTGTACTAGTTCAGTAGCAAGTAATCGCTTCATACGTTTTGGAGATGACCGGGAAATCCCATATAAGAACTATCGGGAGGCAGGAGGGGATTATGCCACTTGGAGCATCACTCCAGATTCATCCACTCAGCCATATTGGAAATGGTTTGTCTCTCACTTCAGATCaaagttagaagaaaaatatcagaaaaaatttaCAGGTACTGGTAAAATCCCAGATGCATGGGCCAAAATCACAAAGCAGGATGTGCTTGATGACTTGAAAAATCAATAA